The Streptococcus pantholopis genome has a segment encoding these proteins:
- the sufB gene encoding Fe-S cluster assembly protein SufB produces MVKNREYAFGFHDNVKPLYSTGKGLTEEIVRNISEIKNEPQWMLDYRLQSLELFNKLPLPDWGPDLSGIDFEQVIYYQRYSGETVRSWDDVPDKIKETFDRLGIPEAEKQFLSGAVAQYESEVVYHNMQAEFEKQGIIFTDTDTAVQKYPELVKKYFGTIISNAEHKFAALNGAVWSGGTFIYVPKGVQCDIPVQTYFRINGENAGQFERTLVIVEEGGSIQYIEGCTAPTYSANSLHAATVEIVVKRDAYFRYTTMQNWSDNVYNLVTERGTVAENGTLEWIDGNIGSKVNMKYPCSILNGPHARTTVLSMSFANFGQDLDAGCKVFHNAPHTSSTLISKSVAKDGGRTDYRGQVTFGKDSSGSKSHIECDTILMDDLSSSDTIPFNEIHNANVALEHEAKVSKVSEAQLYYMMSRGISEEEATAMIVNGFMEPITKELPMEYAVELNTLINMSMEGSVG; encoded by the coding sequence TTCATGATAACGTCAAGCCGCTTTACTCAACAGGCAAGGGGCTGACAGAAGAAATCGTCCGCAATATTTCTGAAATTAAGAATGAGCCGCAGTGGATGCTTGATTACCGTCTGCAATCTTTAGAACTATTCAACAAGCTGCCTTTGCCTGACTGGGGTCCTGACTTATCCGGCATTGATTTTGAGCAGGTTATTTATTATCAAAGATATTCCGGTGAAACGGTTCGTTCATGGGATGATGTCCCTGATAAAATCAAAGAAACTTTTGACCGTTTGGGGATTCCTGAAGCTGAGAAGCAATTTTTGTCCGGAGCGGTGGCTCAGTATGAATCAGAAGTTGTTTATCACAATATGCAGGCTGAGTTTGAAAAACAAGGGATTATTTTTACAGATACTGACACCGCTGTCCAGAAATATCCGGAGTTGGTTAAAAAGTATTTTGGCACCATTATTTCCAATGCAGAGCACAAATTTGCTGCCTTAAACGGTGCTGTTTGGTCGGGCGGAACATTTATTTATGTGCCAAAAGGAGTTCAGTGTGATATTCCTGTGCAAACTTATTTTCGGATTAACGGTGAGAATGCCGGTCAGTTTGAACGGACCTTGGTTATCGTTGAGGAAGGTGGGTCTATCCAGTACATTGAAGGCTGTACAGCCCCTACCTATTCTGCCAACAGCCTGCATGCAGCGACCGTGGAAATTGTCGTCAAAAGAGATGCCTACTTCAGATATACTACTATGCAAAATTGGTCGGACAATGTTTACAACTTAGTGACTGAGCGCGGGACTGTTGCTGAAAATGGGACTTTGGAGTGGATTGATGGCAATATCGGCAGTAAGGTCAATATGAAATACCCTTGTTCCATCCTCAATGGGCCTCATGCCCGAACAACAGTTCTGTCCATGTCCTTTGCCAATTTCGGTCAGGATTTGGATGCCGGCTGTAAGGTTTTTCACAATGCTCCCCATACGTCATCGACTTTAATCTCAAAATCAGTTGCCAAGGATGGCGGCAGAACGGATTACCGCGGTCAGGTCACTTTTGGGAAGGACAGCTCGGGTTCCAAATCACATATTGAATGTGACACGATTCTTATGGATGATTTATCTTCATCAGATACCATTCCCTTCAACGAAATTCATAATGCTAATGTGGCTTTGGAGCATGAGGCTAAAGTTTCAAAGGTGTCTGAAGCTCAGCTTTATTATATGATGAGCAGGGGGATTTCAGAAGAAGAAGCGACTGCCATGATTGTTAATGGTTTTATGGAACCGATAACCAAAGAGTTGCCGATGGAATATGCAGTTGAATTAAATACTCTGATTAATATGAGTATGGAAGGCTCTGTCGGCTGA
- a CDS encoding VTT domain-containing protein, whose protein sequence is MKKIHLKYDNLKKGLLLAGFVLIILYFLLFIVRHYQDIAAVFSAKQPLEDFEAHFKARTLLNFILLILLTAVTAAIPFMSNAVFAVFNGVVFGPLLGFVMNLSSNVIGNFFLIQVMKRVNIADKDSRFQKRLAEWEAFENKTTALIIGYMLPIIPTFIIDYNVTKMRISWKHWLLCALIGVAPTSLLYAFGGDAILSGNIKRLAVILVIMILVYGSYRYFKKRKEK, encoded by the coding sequence ATGAAGAAAATCCATTTGAAGTATGATAATCTCAAGAAAGGGTTGCTTTTAGCCGGTTTTGTGCTTATCATTCTGTATTTTTTACTTTTTATTGTGAGGCATTATCAGGATATTGCAGCTGTTTTTTCTGCAAAGCAGCCCTTGGAAGATTTTGAAGCACATTTCAAGGCTCGGACGCTGCTGAATTTTATATTGCTTATCTTGCTGACAGCAGTGACGGCGGCTATTCCGTTTATGTCCAATGCTGTTTTTGCTGTTTTTAACGGGGTGGTCTTTGGACCTTTGCTGGGCTTTGTCATGAATCTGTCCAGCAATGTCATCGGGAATTTTTTCTTGATTCAGGTGATGAAGAGGGTTAATATTGCAGACAAAGATAGTCGGTTTCAGAAGCGGCTGGCTGAATGGGAGGCTTTTGAAAACAAAACGACAGCCCTAATAATAGGCTATATGCTGCCGATTATCCCGACATTTATTATTGATTACAATGTGACGAAAATGCGGATTTCCTGGAAGCACTGGTTGCTTTGTGCTTTAATCGGAGTAGCTCCGACCAGCCTCCTCTATGCTTTTGGCGGCGATGCCATTTTATCCGGCAACATCAAACGTCTGGCTGTCATTTTGGTTATTATGATTTTGGTATATGGCAGTTATCGTTATTTTAAAAAGAGAAAAGAGAAATAA